The Canis lupus familiaris isolate Mischka breed German Shepherd chromosome X, alternate assembly UU_Cfam_GSD_1.0, whole genome shotgun sequence genome has a segment encoding these proteins:
- the LOC102154334 gene encoding rhox homeobox family member 1 codes for MEPPPASSQDDAAYRGPGVEELRGERPDTKPVVISVTTGDVEKDLESEPELGAEAAAEESHGGAGAPGPVDDENQRGGGGDGGGDEEEEEEPPQQQDEASAAAEGPQPQDPQQRLLRGLFTRLELKELESVFQRAQYPDVFARKDLTICVDVSETSKPEKSNLPGEQS; via the exons ATGGAGCCTCCGCCCGCGAGCAGCCAAGACGACGCCGCTTACCGCGGCCCAGGCGTCGAGGAGCTCCGAGGAGAACGGCCTG atacgAAGCCTGTGGTGATCTCAGTAACCACAGGAGACGTCGAGAAGGATCTCGAGTCCGAGcctgagctgggggcagaggcagccGCAGAAGAAAGCCACGGTGGCGCGGGAGCTCCCGGCCCCGTGGACGACGAAAACCAGAGGGGgggcggcggcgacggcggcggcgacgaggaggaggaggaggagcccccGCAGCAGCAGGACGAGGCCTCCGCAGCCGCCGAGGGGCCGCAGCCCCAGGACCCGCAGCAGCGCCTCCTCCGCGGCTTGTTCACCCGGTTGGAGCTGAAGGAGCTGGAGAGCGTTTTCCAACGCGCTCAATACCCTGACGTGTTCGCGCG AAAGGATCTTACAATATGCGTGGATGTGTCAGAGACCAGTAAACCTGAAAAAAGCAATTTGCCTGGGGAGCAATCGTAA